A single region of the Triticum dicoccoides isolate Atlit2015 ecotype Zavitan chromosome 2B, WEW_v2.0, whole genome shotgun sequence genome encodes:
- the LOC119365583 gene encoding uncharacterized protein LOC119365583 yields the protein MASPATPTQSTGAQEEAAARQSLIGISQSTPAAGEALSVKSPNGRTEHGQDDSGAADKSRSMLMSISNQSPEARQPTPCPHSNAA from the coding sequence ATGGCCTCACCCGCCACACCGACACAGTCCACCGGCGCCCAGGAGGAGGCCGCGGCCCGCCAGTCGCTCATCGGGATCTCCCAGTCCACCCCGGCAGCAGGGGAGGCCCTCAGCGTCAAGTCGCCGAACGGCCGCACGGAACACGGGCAGGACGACAGCGGGGCGGCCGACAAGTCCAGGTCGATGCTCATGTCCATCTCCAACCAGTCCCCGGAGGCTCGCCAGCCCACGCCGTGCCCGCACAGCAACGCCGCTTAA